AGTGCCAAGCCTGCAATTACCTTATTCATTTTTCACTCCTTGGTTTGAGTTATTTCATTAACTCTTAACAATTGGGGAGGAAAAGCGTGCTAACAGTTAAACCCCCCAAAATTCAGCGTAGTAACAAACCAAAAAATAGCCAAATAACACAAAGTAAGGATAAAATAATGCAGCCTGATGTTTTTCAGCGATAGCAGTCGCTAAAGTCACAATATTGTCAAATAACAGTATTTGTTAATAGCCTAAGGCTAAAAAGCCATATTAAGCCCTGACAACACTGGAAAAATTTCTTGCCACTTAATAACAATTAATTAGTATTCATGGTCTTACCGAGGAGAGATACGTGAAAACGAGCCGCCGTTTAGCTGCAATTAGCCACTTTGTGAATCAACACTACCAAGACATATGGGATTGTTGCTGTGACCACGGTTTTCTGGGAGCCGAGCTGGTTAAACGCAAGGCCGCAAACTATGTGCACTTCGTAGATAGCGTGCCACAAATTTGCCAGCGCTTAGAGCAAAAGCTAAGCCGACACCTTCCATACACTTCCGCTGGCTCAACCAGCCAATGGCAGGTTCATTGTGTAGACGTTGCCAAACTCGAACTCAAACACAACGGCACTCAGCTAGTGATTATTGCAGGGGTTGGTGGAGAGTTATGCATTGACTTGCTCAAGGGGATTTTAAGTAAAAACCCTCAACGAGATTTTGAGTTAATTCTTTGCCCTGTGCATTATCAATATGAGCTTCGTCAATTTCTGCAAGACCATAACTTTGGCTTAATTGATGAGCAACTCGTCGAAGAAAACCAACGCCATTACGAAATTCTTCACTTATCTACTACCTGCAATTTTCCAGTTAGCAAAGTAGGTGAAAAAATGTGGGACTTATCTAAACCTAAGCACCAACAATACTTAGCTAAAACCCTTGCCCATTATCGCCGAATGGGCGGAAACGGTCCCCACCCTGCTCAACTAGCTTACGAAACTTTGCAAAGCTCACACTCGCCCGATAACAGCTAAATCAACAAGCTATTTAATAAAAATAAAATATTTAAATCTAATATTGATCTTCAAAGCAATATTTTGAATGGTCTATGCTAGAATCGCTCGCTTTTGAGCAGTGCTGCACGTTCACTGCTACAGTAAGCCTTAAATAGAACAAGCGATCATTGCATGAAATTTCCTGGCCAACGTAAATCCAAACACTATTTCCCGGTTGAATCTCGCGACCCTTTAACCAACGAACTCAATCCGGTTATTAGCCCCAAGCACACACATATTACCGGTATTGACCAAACTCTGGTGGATATAGAAGCTAACGTTGACCAAGCATTTATCGATCGCCATAAGCTGGTTAAGGGTAATTCACTGCTTATCGATGATCTATCGGCTCAAGCGCTTTACCAAGAGCTACAAGATAAACAGCTAATCACCGCCGAATTTGCTGGCGGTACTATCGGCAATACCTTACACAACTACTCCACCTTAGCCGATGGTCGCTCAGTTATGTTTGGCGTAATGAGCCAAAACATTACCATTGGTGATTATGCCTACCGCTATTTATGTAATACCTCTTCACGGGTTGACCTTAATCACCTGCAAGCTGTTGATGGTCCAGTTGGCCGATGCTTTACTTTAATTAGTGATTGCGGTGAGCGCACCTTTGCTATTTCTAAAGGTCACATGGATAAACTTACTCCAGAGTTTATTGATGAAAACTTGGTAAAAACCGGTGCAGCACTAGCATTAACCGCCTACCTGATGCGCGCAGGTGACGACCCAATAACTCAAGCAGCTATGCAGGCTATAGAGTATGCTCATCAAGCAAAAGTGCCAGTGGTACTGACTTTAGGCACGCGCTTCTTAATCGAAGATGACCCACAATGGTGGCAGCAATTCATTCGTGAACATGTCACTGTGCTTGCCATGAACGAAGAAGAGGCAGAAGCCCTAACTGGTGAGAGTGATGTTTTACTGGCTTGTGAAGCAGCCCTAGAGTGGTGCGATCTTATTTTGTGTACCGCTGGTTCTCGCGGCTTATTTATGGCGGGCTACACCGATGAGTCTTTTAAACGAACCACTAGCCATACTCTACTGCCTGGCGCTATTCCAGAATTCAACCAATATGAATTCTCTCGCCCAATGTTAAAAGCAGATTGCCAACAAGCACTTAAGGTGTACTCGCACATTGCGCCATTCATGGGTGGTCCAGAAAAGATCACCAATACTAACGGCGCCGGAGATGGCGCTTTATCGGCGCTGCTCCACGACATGGCAGCAAACGTATTTCACCGCAGTAATGTTGAACAATCCAGTAAGCATCGCTTTGAAGCGCTCAGTTACTCCTCATTTGCGCAAATCTGTAAATACGCCAACCGAGTAAGTTACGAAGTACTAGCCCAACATAGCCCTCGCCTTTCTCGCGGTTTACCAGAGCGAGAAGAAAGCTTAGAAGAAGCCTATTGGGAGCGCTAAAGCAAACTTAAAGATTGAGGCCCCGTTATCTAGAATAGTCGGGCCTCATAGATTAGCGTATTTGGTCGGCTCTGCTTCAAGACATGGCAGCAAACGTATTTCACCGCAGTAATGTTGAACAATCCAGTAAGCATCGCGTTGAAGCGCTCAGCTACTCCTCGTTTGCACAAATCTGCAAATACGCCAACCGAGTAAGTTACGAGGTACTAGCTCAGCATAGCCCTCGCCTTTCTCGCGGCTTACCAGAGCGAGAAGAAAGCTTAGAGGAAGCGTATTGGGAGCGCTAAACCAAGCCTAAAACTTGAGGCCCCTTTATTTATAAATGGGTCTCAAAGTTTAAGTTACTTCAGCATTTCCCAATAAATAACGCTGATAAAACTCGTCTTTAGGCACGGGCTTGGCAAATATGTAGCCCTGTAAGTAATCACAAGCCACATTCAAAACATGCTGTCGTTGTTGCTCTGTTTCCACCCCTTCAGCCACTACTTTTAAACCTAAATGGTGAGCCATAGTCACTATCGCTTTGACTAGGGCGACGCTATCACGATCAGTTGTTAAATGTTGGATAAACGAGCGATCTATTTTGAGTAAATCGATATCCAGTTGCTGCAAATATGACAAAGAAGAATAGCCAACACCAAAGTCGTCTATGGCTACATCAAAGCCGCGTTGCTGAAGACGGGTAAGTTGATCTTTAATTGAATCATCGGTGGCCATCAATACATTTTCGGTAATCTCAATCATTATGCTATGAGCTGGCACCTCGTGTAAGGCAATGGCATGGATCCAATCATCTATCCACTTACCGCCATCGTTAAATTGCGAAGGCGAAGTATTTACACTGATTTGAATATCATCCAGCCCCTGCTTATACCATTGAGAAACCGTGGCGACGGTTTGCTGCATCACCCACTGGCTAAGTTCGCGAATCAACCCAGCTTCTTCTGCAACATGAATAAATGCCTCGGGCCCTACTACACCACGTTGTGGATGATTCCAACGCAACAGAGCCTCTGCTTTTTTCACTCGGCAATCTTCTGCGGCATACTCTAGCGAGGTAATGGGCTGGTAATAGAGTTCGAACTGTTCCTCTTCTAAAGCGGTTCTCAGCTCTTCTAATAAGCGTCGTTTTTGCTGAGCCTCCACTTGCATGTCTGAGGAAAAGAATTGATAGCAGTTTCGACCACGGCTTTTCGACACATACATGGCTTGATCAGCATGTTTAACTGCTTCTTCAACAGTTTTTCCATCTGAAGGCGAAAAGGCGATACCAATACTGCCGCTCACGTGAGCAGCCTCAGTTTTAATGGTAAAACGTTTTGCT
The nucleotide sequence above comes from Agarivorans sp. Alg241-V36. Encoded proteins:
- a CDS encoding inosine/guanosine kinase, whose protein sequence is MKFPGQRKSKHYFPVESRDPLTNELNPVISPKHTHITGIDQTLVDIEANVDQAFIDRHKLVKGNSLLIDDLSAQALYQELQDKQLITAEFAGGTIGNTLHNYSTLADGRSVMFGVMSQNITIGDYAYRYLCNTSSRVDLNHLQAVDGPVGRCFTLISDCGERTFAISKGHMDKLTPEFIDENLVKTGAALALTAYLMRAGDDPITQAAMQAIEYAHQAKVPVVLTLGTRFLIEDDPQWWQQFIREHVTVLAMNEEEAEALTGESDVLLACEAALEWCDLILCTAGSRGLFMAGYTDESFKRTTSHTLLPGAIPEFNQYEFSRPMLKADCQQALKVYSHIAPFMGGPEKITNTNGAGDGALSALLHDMAANVFHRSNVEQSSKHRFEALSYSSFAQICKYANRVSYEVLAQHSPRLSRGLPEREESLEEAYWER
- a CDS encoding tRNA (adenine(22)-N(1))-methyltransferase TrmK, coding for MKTSRRLAAISHFVNQHYQDIWDCCCDHGFLGAELVKRKAANYVHFVDSVPQICQRLEQKLSRHLPYTSAGSTSQWQVHCVDVAKLELKHNGTQLVIIAGVGGELCIDLLKGILSKNPQRDFELILCPVHYQYELRQFLQDHNFGLIDEQLVEENQRHYEILHLSTTCNFPVSKVGEKMWDLSKPKHQQYLAKTLAHYRRMGGNGPHPAQLAYETLQSSHSPDNS